The proteins below are encoded in one region of Thunnus maccoyii chromosome 24, fThuMac1.1, whole genome shotgun sequence:
- the LOC121891694 gene encoding IQ calmodulin-binding motif-containing protein 1-like isoform X1 yields the protein MEPLMSELKRQLEDENLNPEQKVNLLNNGLNKALNMAAVQTSSSALIRVKSQLYLSGVLRHCVRLLSLDPRRLRGNWSAPATLAQLTSSCCVGVELDEPSEAFHRLFLPSVMDALLSLASQLMRRSESLFRKVMDSVGWLLRAHTQLTTQVLSSAHYEQIQMCDDVTVSLLCVQMWIQTCTSSSDFLSGLSDDSALLLLNEAVGQLAVSSEPEVGGASVRLILLMASQLELRLQRLLRSFRGLDSLLDKDWRGRGFDEDVDQLIALIQSGESTACAERVQAACVIQAAWRSYQTRRRVKSLNRAVSTLQRRYRARRRQQQQQKEAQHWEEELKYQVCVRRQQARREFHQKQRQLLQLLPADQVQSYLQECERRAAVLIQSAWRGFRERRRYNNTHRHTLRRTHTQQQAARTLQRAVRHFLQKQRAAKTPPTPAFWIGQNGLTDSRRAELKRQVEEYIAVHPSSRTCREECERLHEEVQLLLLSELQRGEQQRREEQRTEALLAHTHTQLELLRDAPPLSVVTATDAESFLSPSGPVSARARDAHNAMLQASRLPWWRTLADTDPVDTSDPAHLRELEAELGGLYVGGSAAAGVMF from the exons ATGGAGCCGCTGATGTCGGAGCTGAAGAGGCAGCTGGAGGATGAAAACCTGAATCCGGAGCAGAAAGTCAACCTGCTGAACAACGGCTTAAACA aggctCTGAACATGGCGGCGGTGCAGACGAGCAGCAGCGCGTTGATCAGAGTGAAGTCTCAGTTGTATCTGAGCGGCGTCCTGCGTCACTGCGTCCGCCTCCTCTCGCTGGATCCCAGGAGGCTGCGGGGCAACTGGAGCGCCCCCGCCACACTCGCACAGCTCACCAG TTCCTGCTGCGTCGGGGTGGAGCTTGATGAACCTTCGGAGGCCTTTCATAGGCTGTTCCTGCCGTCAGTCATGGACGCCCTCCTGTCATTGGCCAGTCAGCTGATGAGGCGATCAGAG TCTCTCTTCAGGAAGGTGATGGATTCGGTCGGCTGGCTGCTCAGAGCTCACACGCAGCTCACCACGCAGG TTCTCAGCTCCGCTCACTACGAGCAGATCCAGATGTGTGATGACGTCACtgtgtctctgctgtgtgtccAGATGTGGATTCAGACCTGCACATCCAGCAG tGACTTCCTCTCCGGGTTGAGCGATGACTCcgccctgctgctgctcaacGAGGCCGTCGGCCAATTAGCCGTCAGCTCTGAGCCCGAGGTGGGCGGGGCCTCCGTCAGGCTGATCCTCCTCATGGCCAGTCAGCTGGAGCTCCGCCTGCAGCGCCTCCTCCGCAGcttcagag gtttaGACAGCCTGCTGGATAAAGACTGGAGAGGGCGGGGCTTTGATGAGGACGTGGATCAGCTGATCGCGCTCATCCAATCAGGAGAAAGCACA GCGTGTGCTGAGCGTGTGCAGGCGGCGTGCGTGATCCAGGCGGCCTGGAGGTCGTATCAGACCAGACGCAGAGTGAAGAGCCTCAACAGAGCGGTCAGCACGCTGCAGAGGAGATACAG ggctCGGAGgaggcaacagcagcagcagaaggaggCGCAGCACTGGGAGGAGGAGTTGAAGTATCAG gtgtgtgtgaggCGTCAGCAGGCGAGGAGGGAGTTCCACCAGAAACAGAGacaactgctgcagctgctgcctgcAG ACCAGGTGCAGTCGTACCTGCAGGAGTGCGAACGCCGTGCAGCCGTGTTGATCCAGAGCGCCTGGAGAGGCTTCAGAGAGCGACGACGCTACAAcaacacacaccgacacacactgagacgcacacacactcagcagcaGGCGGCCAGGACGCTGCAGAGAgcg gTGCGTCACTTCCTGCAAAAACAACGAGCAGCAAAAACCCCGCCCACCCCGGCTTTCTGGATTGGTCAGAACGGTTTGACGGATAGCCGGAGGGCGGAGCTAAAGAGACAGGTGGAGGAATACATCGCTGTGCATCCT TCGTCCCGTACGTGTCGTGAGGAGTGCGAGCGCCTCCACGAGGaggtgcagctgctgctgctgtcggagctgcagagaggagaacagcagaggagggaggagcagaggaCGGAGGCGCTgctggctcacacacacacacagctggagcTGCTCAGAg ATGCCCCGCCCCTCTCCGTCGTCACGGCAACAGATGCTGAGTCCTTCCTGAGCCCCTCGGGTCCCGTCTCCGCTCGCGCCCGCGACGCCCACAATGCAATGCTGCAGGCGAGCCGGCTGCCCTGGTGGAGGACGCTGGCAGACACGGACCCGGTCGACACGTCTGACCCCGCCCACCTGCGGGAGCTGGAGGCGGAGCTCGGAGGACTGTACGTAGGAGGGTCAGCAGCAGCGGGAGTGATGTTTTAA
- the LOC121891694 gene encoding IQ calmodulin-binding motif-containing protein 1-like isoform X2, translated as MAAVQTSSSALIRVKSQLYLSGVLRHCVRLLSLDPRRLRGNWSAPATLAQLTSSCCVGVELDEPSEAFHRLFLPSVMDALLSLASQLMRRSESLFRKVMDSVGWLLRAHTQLTTQVLSSAHYEQIQMCDDVTVSLLCVQMWIQTCTSSSDFLSGLSDDSALLLLNEAVGQLAVSSEPEVGGASVRLILLMASQLELRLQRLLRSFRGLDSLLDKDWRGRGFDEDVDQLIALIQSGESTACAERVQAACVIQAAWRSYQTRRRVKSLNRAVSTLQRRYRARRRQQQQQKEAQHWEEELKYQVCVRRQQARREFHQKQRQLLQLLPADQVQSYLQECERRAAVLIQSAWRGFRERRRYNNTHRHTLRRTHTQQQAARTLQRAVRHFLQKQRAAKTPPTPAFWIGQNGLTDSRRAELKRQVEEYIAVHPSSRTCREECERLHEEVQLLLLSELQRGEQQRREEQRTEALLAHTHTQLELLRDAPPLSVVTATDAESFLSPSGPVSARARDAHNAMLQASRLPWWRTLADTDPVDTSDPAHLRELEAELGGLYVGGSAAAGVMF; from the exons ATGGCGGCGGTGCAGACGAGCAGCAGCGCGTTGATCAGAGTGAAGTCTCAGTTGTATCTGAGCGGCGTCCTGCGTCACTGCGTCCGCCTCCTCTCGCTGGATCCCAGGAGGCTGCGGGGCAACTGGAGCGCCCCCGCCACACTCGCACAGCTCACCAG TTCCTGCTGCGTCGGGGTGGAGCTTGATGAACCTTCGGAGGCCTTTCATAGGCTGTTCCTGCCGTCAGTCATGGACGCCCTCCTGTCATTGGCCAGTCAGCTGATGAGGCGATCAGAG TCTCTCTTCAGGAAGGTGATGGATTCGGTCGGCTGGCTGCTCAGAGCTCACACGCAGCTCACCACGCAGG TTCTCAGCTCCGCTCACTACGAGCAGATCCAGATGTGTGATGACGTCACtgtgtctctgctgtgtgtccAGATGTGGATTCAGACCTGCACATCCAGCAG tGACTTCCTCTCCGGGTTGAGCGATGACTCcgccctgctgctgctcaacGAGGCCGTCGGCCAATTAGCCGTCAGCTCTGAGCCCGAGGTGGGCGGGGCCTCCGTCAGGCTGATCCTCCTCATGGCCAGTCAGCTGGAGCTCCGCCTGCAGCGCCTCCTCCGCAGcttcagag gtttaGACAGCCTGCTGGATAAAGACTGGAGAGGGCGGGGCTTTGATGAGGACGTGGATCAGCTGATCGCGCTCATCCAATCAGGAGAAAGCACA GCGTGTGCTGAGCGTGTGCAGGCGGCGTGCGTGATCCAGGCGGCCTGGAGGTCGTATCAGACCAGACGCAGAGTGAAGAGCCTCAACAGAGCGGTCAGCACGCTGCAGAGGAGATACAG ggctCGGAGgaggcaacagcagcagcagaaggaggCGCAGCACTGGGAGGAGGAGTTGAAGTATCAG gtgtgtgtgaggCGTCAGCAGGCGAGGAGGGAGTTCCACCAGAAACAGAGacaactgctgcagctgctgcctgcAG ACCAGGTGCAGTCGTACCTGCAGGAGTGCGAACGCCGTGCAGCCGTGTTGATCCAGAGCGCCTGGAGAGGCTTCAGAGAGCGACGACGCTACAAcaacacacaccgacacacactgagacgcacacacactcagcagcaGGCGGCCAGGACGCTGCAGAGAgcg gTGCGTCACTTCCTGCAAAAACAACGAGCAGCAAAAACCCCGCCCACCCCGGCTTTCTGGATTGGTCAGAACGGTTTGACGGATAGCCGGAGGGCGGAGCTAAAGAGACAGGTGGAGGAATACATCGCTGTGCATCCT TCGTCCCGTACGTGTCGTGAGGAGTGCGAGCGCCTCCACGAGGaggtgcagctgctgctgctgtcggagctgcagagaggagaacagcagaggagggaggagcagaggaCGGAGGCGCTgctggctcacacacacacacagctggagcTGCTCAGAg ATGCCCCGCCCCTCTCCGTCGTCACGGCAACAGATGCTGAGTCCTTCCTGAGCCCCTCGGGTCCCGTCTCCGCTCGCGCCCGCGACGCCCACAATGCAATGCTGCAGGCGAGCCGGCTGCCCTGGTGGAGGACGCTGGCAGACACGGACCCGGTCGACACGTCTGACCCCGCCCACCTGCGGGAGCTGGAGGCGGAGCTCGGAGGACTGTACGTAGGAGGGTCAGCAGCAGCGGGAGTGATGTTTTAA